One window of the Thermodesulfomicrobium sp. WS genome contains the following:
- a CDS encoding ABC transporter ATP-binding protein has protein sequence MDEQQGLEVRVRCSAPIPLAVELRCPAGQTMAVVGPSGCGKTSLLRVVAGFFRVSGARVVCLGEVWQDGRRWLPTHQRAVGMVFQSYALFPHRSVLENVLAAQGVGGKAGALEYLAQVGLAGLEDRYPHQLSGGQRQRVALARALARRPRVLLLDEPFSAVDGPMRRSLHDLMRTLGSMVRVPCLLVTHDVEEARRLAQQMLVMDQGQALQVGPPEEVLRAPASLQVARVLGLANVLPAEVAGSEAAGLVLRAGAITVVSGTKRRFRHGAPVLWHVPPAEVSVVPEGEPACRYHRGPLVALEVCAVDVLPPVVRVLLRWPGGGVVESESTHPALRQRPPQPGTTVRVCLPPSAIHVFPAP, from the coding sequence GTGGACGAGCAACAAGGCCTTGAGGTGCGGGTTCGTTGCAGCGCGCCGATCCCGCTGGCGGTGGAGCTGCGGTGCCCTGCAGGACAGACCATGGCAGTGGTGGGACCTTCAGGGTGCGGCAAGACGAGCTTATTGCGGGTGGTTGCCGGCTTTTTCCGGGTGTCTGGAGCTCGCGTGGTGTGTCTGGGGGAGGTGTGGCAGGACGGTCGCCGCTGGCTGCCGACCCACCAGCGCGCTGTGGGTATGGTCTTTCAGTCCTATGCCCTCTTCCCCCATCGGAGTGTGCTGGAAAACGTGCTCGCGGCCCAAGGCGTTGGGGGAAAGGCGGGGGCGCTGGAGTATCTTGCCCAGGTGGGGCTTGCGGGCTTGGAGGATCGGTATCCCCATCAGCTCTCGGGTGGCCAGCGCCAGCGGGTAGCCCTGGCGCGCGCTTTGGCCCGGAGGCCTCGGGTGCTTTTGCTCGACGAGCCGTTTTCTGCCGTGGATGGGCCCATGCGGCGCAGCCTGCACGACTTGATGCGTACTTTGGGGAGCATGGTGCGTGTCCCGTGCCTTCTCGTCACGCATGATGTCGAGGAGGCCCGTCGGTTGGCCCAGCAGATGCTGGTTATGGATCAAGGGCAAGCGCTCCAGGTGGGCCCCCCGGAGGAGGTCCTGCGGGCTCCGGCCTCGTTGCAGGTGGCGCGGGTGTTGGGTCTTGCCAATGTATTGCCTGCGGAAGTGGCTGGGAGCGAGGCGGCGGGACTTGTGCTTCGCGCCGGGGCGATCACGGTGGTTTCCGGAACGAAGCGGCGGTTTCGGCATGGGGCGCCTGTCTTGTGGCACGTCCCTCCTGCCGAGGTATCCGTGGTGCCTGAAGGCGAGCCGGCGTGCCGCTACCACCGCGGTCCCTTGGTGGCATTGGAGGTGTGTGCCGTGGATGTGCTTCCTCCGGTGGTACGGGTGCTGCTGCGTTGGCCAGGAGGAGGCGTCGTGGAATCCGAATCCACTCATCCGGCCCTGCGCCAGCGGCCGCCGCAGCCCGGGACCACGGTGCGTGTGTGTCTGCCGCCCTCAGCGATCCACGTGTTCCCCGCCCCGTGA
- a CDS encoding sigma 54-interacting transcriptional regulator has translation MDANQDLDVLLRIATHIDQAMDLGNTLEAVLETLATTLGLLRITITLYDERTRRLAISRSHGLTPEERQRGIYRLDEGVTGAIFRQRQAFVVPDITTEPLFLDKTGSRRPQDIPLAFIGVPILLHGEPIGVLSADRAYPDPERLEADARTLSIVATLLSRILALHKNVQKKLHTLEQENLRLRSQLSRETGGPSLIGKSSRLREVEDMIERVAPTRATVLLLGESGTGKTLVARIIHDLSDRAQRPFVKVNCAAIPENLLESELFGHEKGAFTGATASRPGRFEEAHGGTIFLDEIGELPLPLQSKLLRVLQEREMERLGSNATRKVDVRIISATNRDLEELVRAGQFRNDLFYRINVFPIHVPALRERPEDILPLLAHFQHRAEQEYGRSLSFTAEALHLLEGYFWPGNVREMENLVERLIILNDGTPVTAARLRPLLRLAPEQVVSSPAPSPTPGSLQEMEQRELLAALERCHWIQQQAARELGITPRQLGYRLRKYGLETFVARKRLEAIASRGGEHVDR, from the coding sequence CTCTACGATGAGCGCACTCGCCGTCTCGCCATTTCCCGATCCCACGGTCTCACCCCAGAAGAACGCCAACGGGGCATCTACCGCCTCGACGAAGGCGTTACCGGCGCCATCTTTCGCCAGCGCCAAGCCTTCGTGGTACCGGACATCACCACCGAACCGCTGTTTTTAGACAAGACCGGATCCCGGCGGCCCCAGGACATCCCTCTCGCCTTCATTGGAGTCCCCATCCTCCTGCATGGCGAGCCCATAGGAGTCCTGAGTGCGGACCGAGCCTACCCCGACCCGGAACGCCTGGAGGCCGACGCCCGCACCCTTTCCATCGTCGCCACCCTCCTTTCCCGCATCCTTGCTCTTCACAAAAATGTACAAAAAAAGCTCCACACTCTCGAGCAAGAAAATCTCCGGCTGCGCTCTCAACTGTCCCGAGAGACCGGAGGTCCAAGCCTCATCGGCAAGAGCTCCCGTCTGCGTGAGGTCGAAGACATGATCGAGCGCGTAGCCCCCACGCGGGCCACAGTGCTCCTCTTAGGAGAATCCGGCACGGGAAAAACCCTCGTGGCGCGCATCATCCATGATCTCTCGGATCGAGCCCAACGGCCGTTCGTCAAGGTGAATTGCGCCGCCATCCCGGAGAACCTCTTGGAATCGGAACTCTTCGGGCACGAGAAAGGGGCTTTTACCGGCGCCACGGCATCCCGACCGGGGCGATTTGAGGAAGCCCACGGAGGGACCATCTTTCTGGACGAAATTGGAGAACTCCCGCTGCCACTGCAATCCAAGCTGCTGCGCGTCCTCCAGGAGCGAGAGATGGAGCGTCTCGGGAGTAATGCTACCCGCAAGGTGGATGTCCGTATCATCAGCGCCACCAACCGCGACTTGGAAGAATTGGTCCGCGCCGGCCAGTTTCGCAACGACCTCTTCTACCGCATCAACGTCTTCCCCATCCACGTGCCCGCCTTGCGCGAACGCCCGGAAGACATCCTGCCCCTGCTTGCCCATTTCCAGCACCGGGCAGAGCAAGAATATGGACGGTCTCTGTCCTTCACGGCCGAAGCCCTCCACCTCCTCGAAGGCTACTTCTGGCCAGGGAACGTGCGGGAGATGGAAAACCTCGTGGAGCGGCTGATCATCCTCAATGACGGCACCCCGGTGACGGCAGCACGCCTGCGGCCATTGCTCCGCCTCGCCCCAGAGCAAGTGGTTTCCAGTCCGGCTCCTTCCCCCACGCCGGGTTCGCTCCAGGAGATGGAGCAGCGGGAACTCTTGGCCGCCTTGGAACGCTGCCATTGGATTCAGCAGCAGGCAGCCCGAGAACTCGGGATCACGCCCAGGCAGCTGGGATATCGCCTGCGCAAATATGGTCTGGAAACGTTCGTGGCCCGCAAGCGGCTCGAAGCCATTGCCTCACGGGGCGGGGAACACGTGGATCGCTGA